A region of Beijerinckia sp. 28-YEA-48 DNA encodes the following proteins:
- the ftsH gene encoding ATP-dependent zinc metalloprotease FtsH encodes MNPNVRNFALWVIIFLLVVALVMLFNNPGQREPSQQIAFSQLLGDVDQGRVREVTIAGHEITGHYTDNRSFSTYAPSDPSLVQRLYNKNVSISARPPSDGNNWLVTLLVNGLPVIAFLGLWIFLSRQMQGAGGKAMGFGKSKAKLLTEAHGRVTFEDVAGIDEAKEDLQEIVEFLRDPQKFQRLGGRIPRGVLLVGPPGTGKTLTARAVAGEANVPFFTISGSDFVEMFVGVGASRVRDMFEQAKKNAPCIIFIDEIDAVGRHRGAGLGGGNDEREQTLNQLLVEMDGFEANEGVIIIAATNRPDVLDPALLRPGRFDRQIVVPNPDVSGREKILRVHVRKVPLAPDVDLKVIARGTPGFSGADLMNLVNEAALLAARRNKRIVTHQEFEDAKDKVMMGAERKSMAMSEEEKKLTAYHEAGHAIVGMFVPAGIPVHKATIIPRGRALGMVKFLPEGDRYSMKYKEFTSQLAVAMGGRMAEELTFGKENITSGASGDIEQATKMARAMVTRLGFSEELGTVAYGENQEEVFLGMSVGRQQNISEATAQKIDAEVRKLVDTATQAARKILTDKHDEFVNLAEALLEYETLTGDEIKDLLNGKRPTRQPTDEPPAPRSSPVPTTNKPRPRPEGGLEPQPTA; translated from the coding sequence ATGAACCCCAACGTCCGGAATTTTGCTCTCTGGGTTATCATCTTTTTGCTCGTCGTTGCTCTGGTGATGTTGTTCAACAACCCAGGCCAGCGTGAGCCGTCGCAGCAGATCGCCTTCAGCCAGCTCCTTGGCGATGTCGATCAGGGACGCGTGCGTGAGGTGACAATCGCTGGCCATGAAATCACCGGCCATTATACGGACAATCGCTCGTTCTCGACCTATGCGCCGAGCGACCCGTCGCTGGTTCAGCGCCTCTACAACAAGAATGTCTCGATCTCGGCGCGTCCGCCGAGCGATGGCAACAACTGGCTCGTCACCTTGCTCGTCAACGGGCTGCCGGTCATTGCCTTCCTGGGGCTCTGGATTTTCCTCTCCCGACAAATGCAGGGGGCCGGCGGGAAAGCCATGGGCTTCGGCAAGTCGAAGGCCAAGCTTCTCACGGAAGCGCATGGCCGCGTCACATTCGAGGATGTGGCCGGCATCGACGAGGCCAAGGAAGATTTGCAGGAGATCGTCGAATTCTTACGCGATCCGCAGAAGTTCCAGCGGCTCGGCGGCCGAATACCGCGTGGCGTTCTGCTTGTGGGCCCGCCCGGCACCGGTAAGACGCTGACGGCGCGTGCCGTCGCTGGCGAAGCCAATGTGCCGTTCTTCACCATTTCCGGTTCTGACTTCGTCGAAATGTTCGTCGGCGTCGGCGCCAGCCGCGTGCGCGACATGTTCGAGCAGGCGAAGAAGAACGCACCTTGCATCATCTTCATCGACGAAATCGACGCGGTCGGTCGCCATCGTGGCGCTGGTCTCGGCGGTGGCAATGACGAGCGTGAACAGACGCTCAACCAGTTGCTGGTCGAGATGGACGGCTTCGAAGCCAATGAAGGCGTGATCATCATCGCCGCCACCAACCGGCCTGACGTGCTCGATCCGGCGCTGCTGCGCCCGGGCCGTTTCGACCGGCAGATCGTTGTGCCCAATCCCGATGTCTCGGGCCGCGAGAAGATCTTGCGCGTGCATGTGCGCAAGGTGCCGCTGGCGCCGGATGTCGATCTTAAGGTCATCGCGCGCGGCACCCCGGGCTTCTCCGGCGCCGACTTGATGAACCTCGTCAACGAAGCAGCCCTGTTGGCGGCGCGGCGCAACAAGCGCATCGTCACCCATCAGGAATTCGAGGACGCCAAGGACAAGGTCATGATGGGCGCCGAGCGCAAATCCATGGCCATGTCGGAGGAAGAGAAGAAGCTCACCGCCTATCACGAAGCGGGCCACGCCATCGTCGGCATGTTCGTGCCGGCCGGCATTCCCGTGCACAAGGCGACGATCATTCCGCGTGGTCGCGCGCTCGGCATGGTGAAGTTCTTGCCGGAAGGCGATCGCTATTCGATGAAGTACAAGGAGTTCACCTCGCAGCTTGCGGTCGCCATGGGCGGACGCATGGCGGAAGAGTTGACCTTCGGTAAGGAGAACATCACCTCTGGTGCCTCCGGCGACATCGAGCAGGCGACGAAAATGGCGCGCGCCATGGTGACGCGTCTTGGTTTCTCCGAAGAACTCGGCACCGTGGCCTATGGCGAGAACCAGGAAGAAGTGTTCCTTGGCATGTCGGTTGGCCGGCAGCAGAACATTTCCGAGGCGACGGCGCAGAAGATCGACGCTGAAGTGCGCAAGCTCGTCGATACGGCGACGCAGGCGGCTCGGAAGATTCTCACCGATAAGCACGACGAGTTCGTCAATCTCGCCGAGGCGCTGTTGGAATATGAGACGCTGACCGGCGACGAGATCAAGGATCTGCTCAACGGCAAGCGTCCCACCCGTCAGCCGACGGATGAGCCGCCGGCACCGCGTTCCTCGCCGGTGCCGACCACCAACAAGCCGCGTCCGCGGCCTGAAGGTGGCCTGGAGCCGCAGCCGACCGCGTAA
- the arsC gene encoding arsenate reductase (glutaredoxin) (This arsenate reductase requires both glutathione and glutaredoxin to convert arsenate to arsenite, after which the efflux transporter formed by ArsA and ArsB can extrude the arsenite from the cell, providing resistance.) has product MTTIYHNPKCGTSRTVLARIRETGVEPQVIEYLVTPPSRMQMQALLKQLGMTPRDILRRKGTPYDDLGLDNPDLTDAQLLDALGAHPILMERPVVVTAKGARVCRPAERLDEIFPA; this is encoded by the coding sequence ATGACTACGATCTATCACAATCCGAAATGCGGGACGTCCCGCACCGTTCTGGCACGCATCCGCGAAACCGGCGTCGAGCCACAGGTGATCGAATATCTGGTGACGCCGCCAAGCCGCATGCAGATGCAGGCGTTGCTGAAACAGCTCGGCATGACTCCGCGCGACATCCTGCGCCGCAAAGGCACGCCCTATGACGATCTCGGTCTCGACAATCCCGATCTCACCGACGCACAGCTTCTCGATGCGCTCGGTGCGCATCCGATCCTGATGGAGCGTCCGGTGGTGGTCACGGCGAAAGGCGCGCGCGTCTGCCGCCCGGCCGAACGGCTCGACGAGATCTTTCCCGCATAA
- the glmM gene encoding phosphoglucosamine mutase — protein sequence MAVARKYFGTDGIRGRANSMITPDLALRVGQAVGLVFQRGEHRHRVVIGKDTRLSGYMIEYALVAGLTSVGMDVLLLGPMPTPAVAMLTRSMRADIGVMISASHNPFEDNGIKLFGPDGYKLSDDVERHIETLIDSDMSAQLSKSLDLGRAKRVDDVRARYIEAAKLTLPRNLSLDGLRIVLDCAHGAAYRVAPEALWELGAEVIPIGVDPDGMNINREVGSTAPEALIRKVREVRADLGIALDGDADRVLIVDEHGHPVNGDQLMAVVAQSWKEDGRLSKPGIVATVMSNLALERYLASIGLSMARTAVGDRYVLEHMREHGFNLGGEQSGHIILSDYSTTGDGLVSALQVLAVVQRRQRPVSEVCHLFDPLPQILKNVRTTLRDPLGEDRVVRAIADGESKLGKNGRLLIRPSGTEPVIRVMGEGDDHALVESVVDSICAAIERRGDKLAAE from the coding sequence ATGGCAGTAGCACGCAAATATTTTGGCACCGATGGCATTCGCGGTCGCGCCAACAGCATGATTACGCCCGATCTCGCTTTGCGCGTGGGGCAGGCTGTCGGCCTAGTGTTCCAGCGCGGCGAACACCGTCATCGGGTCGTGATCGGCAAAGATACGCGGCTGTCAGGCTATATGATCGAATACGCTTTGGTCGCGGGCCTCACCTCCGTCGGCATGGACGTGCTGCTGCTTGGCCCGATGCCAACGCCGGCCGTCGCTATGCTGACGCGCTCGATGCGCGCCGACATCGGCGTGATGATCTCGGCTTCGCACAATCCGTTCGAGGACAACGGCATCAAGCTCTTTGGCCCGGATGGCTACAAACTGTCCGATGATGTCGAGCGGCATATCGAAACGCTGATCGACAGCGACATGTCGGCGCAACTGTCGAAGTCGCTCGATCTTGGTCGCGCCAAACGCGTTGACGATGTGCGGGCACGCTATATTGAAGCGGCGAAATTGACGCTGCCGCGCAATCTATCGCTTGATGGTTTGCGCATCGTGCTCGATTGCGCCCATGGCGCTGCTTATCGCGTGGCGCCGGAAGCCCTGTGGGAGTTGGGCGCCGAGGTCATTCCGATCGGCGTCGATCCCGATGGCATGAATATCAATCGCGAGGTCGGTTCGACCGCGCCTGAGGCGTTGATCCGCAAGGTGCGCGAAGTGCGCGCCGATCTTGGTATCGCGCTTGATGGTGACGCCGATCGTGTGCTGATCGTCGACGAACATGGTCATCCGGTGAACGGCGATCAGCTGATGGCGGTTGTTGCGCAGAGCTGGAAGGAAGATGGCCGGCTCAGCAAGCCGGGCATTGTCGCGACGGTGATGTCCAATCTGGCGCTGGAGCGCTATCTGGCGTCCATCGGCCTGTCGATGGCGCGTACCGCGGTCGGTGATCGCTACGTGCTCGAACATATGCGCGAGCATGGCTTCAACCTGGGCGGCGAACAGTCGGGTCATATCATCCTGTCGGATTATTCAACGACAGGCGATGGCCTCGTCTCGGCCCTGCAGGTTTTGGCGGTGGTGCAGCGGCGTCAGCGCCCGGTGAGCGAAGTCTGTCACCTGTTCGATCCGCTGCCGCAGATTCTCAAGAATGTCCGCACGACACTGCGCGATCCGCTGGGCGAAGATCGGGTGGTGCGGGCCATTGCCGATGGCGAAAGCAAGCTCGGCAAGAACGGTCGGCTGCTGATCCGTCCGTCCGGCACCGAGCCGGTGATCCGGGTGATGGGCGAGGGTGACGATCACGCCCTGGTCGAATCCGTGGTCGATTCGATCTGCGCCGCGATCGAAAGGCGAGGCGATAAACTCGCCGCTGAATGA
- a CDS encoding outer membrane beta-barrel protein, with protein MGVSRALIVAAASLACLTTAGAADLLPPPPMISSPAVMAVQDFSGWYLRGDIGVGLNNKVNAQNVPNPLSQGGPGFIPTAYSLNPAQVSAATFIKFGIGYQINSWFRTDITAEYRASSFSTQDELSWNNGAQFYVLRNFYRGNTASFVGLLNGYVDLGTWYGITPYVGAGVGFASNTMHGVTDNGYSNLYAGPGAFASSPTGGYYASKTTSSFAWALMAGLSYNVTSNLKIDFGYRYLNYGKSSAGAPNCFNGGPGTSACDNVLQFSRAGSHDFSIGLRWMLADYAPPIMAPPPPMPLVRKY; from the coding sequence ATGGGCGTTTCTAGGGCCCTCATTGTTGCCGCAGCTTCCCTTGCGTGTCTGACGACGGCGGGTGCAGCCGATTTGCTGCCGCCGCCGCCGATGATCAGCAGCCCCGCTGTCATGGCGGTTCAGGATTTCTCCGGCTGGTATTTACGCGGCGATATCGGTGTTGGCCTGAATAACAAGGTCAACGCCCAGAACGTGCCCAACCCGCTGAGTCAGGGCGGCCCAGGGTTCATCCCGACGGCCTATTCGCTCAACCCGGCGCAGGTGAGCGCGGCGACCTTCATCAAGTTCGGTATCGGCTATCAGATCAACAGCTGGTTCCGTACCGACATCACGGCCGAATATCGCGCCAGCAGCTTCTCCACCCAGGATGAGCTGTCGTGGAACAACGGCGCGCAATTCTATGTGCTGCGCAACTTCTATCGCGGCAACACGGCGAGCTTCGTTGGCCTGTTGAACGGCTATGTCGATCTCGGCACCTGGTATGGCATCACGCCTTACGTCGGCGCTGGTGTCGGTTTCGCCAGCAACACGATGCACGGCGTCACCGATAACGGCTACAGCAATCTGTACGCCGGGCCCGGCGCCTTCGCCTCGTCGCCGACAGGCGGCTATTACGCTTCCAAGACGACCAGCAGCTTCGCTTGGGCGCTCATGGCCGGTCTGAGCTACAACGTCACGTCGAACCTGAAGATCGATTTCGGCTATCGCTATCTGAACTACGGCAAGTCTTCGGCCGGCGCTCCGAATTGCTTCAACGGTGGTCCGGGCACCAGTGCCTGCGACAATGTTCTGCAGTTCTCGCGTGCTGGTTCGCATGACTTCTCGATCGGTCTGCGCTGGATGCTCGCCGACTACGCGCCGCCGATCATGGCGCCGCCGCCGCCGATGCCGCTGGTTCGCAAGTACTGA
- a CDS encoding opacity family porin, translating to MMRLGALTAAALAGLSATAFAADMDLPTAYPSYPTLQQEVPMELGTGWYLRGDAAFTREMTPQLFGAPGAIGTAAPQNSQLLNVGGTKNGWSLGLGFGYQFNNWIRADVTYDYRNMIRADANSGQFNCPSSTGPFDRLNPDGSTTPLGVFVQNNKCTAAQKATLTRSVFLANVYIDLGTFAGLTPYVGAGAGFSYGNTSASYNWYNASDGSVYGPTLTFPSGYPPTLYAFDNLGRPIAATPINYGVQNRAQVSSGGSYAFAWALMAGFAYQLTDRAKIDIGYRYLNMGNTSKTPGSKALTSNEVRVGFRYAID from the coding sequence ATGATGCGCTTGGGGGCATTGACTGCGGCGGCTCTGGCCGGGTTGAGCGCGACCGCATTCGCGGCTGATATGGATCTTCCCACCGCCTATCCATCTTATCCGACGCTCCAACAGGAAGTGCCGATGGAGCTTGGTACGGGGTGGTATCTGCGCGGTGACGCGGCGTTCACGCGCGAGATGACTCCGCAGCTTTTCGGCGCGCCGGGCGCCATAGGTACGGCTGCGCCACAGAACTCGCAATTGCTCAATGTCGGCGGAACGAAGAACGGTTGGTCTCTCGGTCTGGGCTTCGGTTATCAGTTCAACAACTGGATCCGCGCGGATGTTACCTATGATTATCGCAATATGATCAGGGCGGACGCCAATTCAGGACAATTCAACTGCCCCTCTAGCACAGGGCCTTTCGATCGGTTGAACCCCGATGGCAGCACCACGCCTCTCGGCGTGTTCGTTCAAAATAATAAATGTACGGCCGCTCAGAAAGCCACTCTGACGCGCTCGGTCTTTCTCGCGAACGTTTATATCGATCTCGGCACTTTTGCTGGTTTGACGCCTTACGTCGGCGCGGGTGCTGGCTTTTCTTACGGCAATACATCGGCCAGCTATAATTGGTACAATGCATCGGATGGCAGCGTTTATGGCCCAACTCTGACGTTCCCGAGTGGCTATCCGCCGACCCTCTACGCTTTCGACAATCTCGGCAGACCTATTGCGGCAACCCCAATCAACTATGGCGTGCAGAATCGCGCGCAAGTGTCCAGCGGCGGTTCATATGCCTTCGCCTGGGCGTTGATGGCCGGCTTCGCGTATCAGCTGACGGATCGCGCCAAGATCGATATCGGCTATCGCTATCTCAACATGGGCAATACGTCGAAGACGCCGGGATCGAAGGCGCTGACCTCCAACGAGGTGCGTGTCGGCTTTCGCTACGCCATCGACTGA
- a CDS encoding carboxypeptidase regulatory-like domain-containing protein, producing MRFSGVILACVFVSGCQSTSSTAPPVRFDAQAAQFIHEKGPHRIEGQALFITRDGTPHQLTGETVRLVPATSYAVARFRAFYRGRSSIPAMWIPSVDADRTYASYTRTTRARAGGVFSFDHVAPGTYFVTAQKIYTAKGSFTPEGATMYETVRVSPDQPAVAVTLVGREEGRF from the coding sequence ATGCGTTTTAGCGGTGTGATTCTGGCGTGTGTTTTCGTGAGCGGATGCCAGTCGACATCGTCGACCGCGCCGCCTGTTCGCTTCGATGCACAGGCGGCGCAGTTCATCCACGAAAAAGGTCCTCACCGCATCGAGGGCCAGGCGCTGTTCATCACCCGTGATGGCACACCCCATCAACTGACCGGGGAGACGGTCCGGCTTGTGCCGGCGACGTCCTATGCGGTGGCGCGGTTCCGGGCGTTCTATCGCGGGCGGTCTTCGATCCCGGCCATGTGGATCCCGTCGGTCGATGCTGACCGGACCTATGCCTCGTACACACGCACGACCCGGGCCAGGGCAGGCGGTGTCTTCTCTTTCGATCATGTGGCGCCCGGCACCTATTTCGTCACGGCGCAGAAGATCTACACGGCCAAGGGCTCCTTTACGCCCGAGGGCGCGACGATGTACGAGACGGTCAGGGTCAGTCCGGATCAGCCGGCTGTCGCTGTCACCCTCGTTGGACGTGAGGAAGGCCGCTTTTGA
- a CDS encoding (deoxy)nucleoside triphosphate pyrophosphohydrolase has protein sequence MKILLVVAVALIDADDRILIAQRPEGKQLAGLWEFPGGKIDAGERPEAALIRELHEELDISVKEDCLAPLTFASHAYADFHLLMPLYICRRWEGFVRPREGQAIKWVRAAQLRDYPMPPADAPLIPPLIDLLGSG, from the coding sequence TTGAAAATTCTGCTCGTCGTTGCCGTTGCCCTGATCGATGCGGATGACCGCATTCTCATCGCGCAGCGCCCGGAAGGAAAACAGCTCGCCGGCCTGTGGGAATTTCCGGGCGGCAAGATCGACGCGGGCGAGCGGCCTGAGGCGGCGTTGATCCGCGAATTGCATGAAGAGCTGGATATCAGCGTCAAGGAAGATTGCCTGGCGCCGCTGACCTTCGCCAGCCACGCCTACGCGGACTTCCACCTGCTGATGCCGCTCTATATCTGCCGGCGTTGGGAGGGCTTCGTGCGACCGCGCGAGGGCCAGGCGATCAAATGGGTGCGCGCGGCGCAGTTGCGCGACTATCCGATGCCGCCAGCCGATGCGCCATTGATTCCGCCGTTGATCGATCTGCTCGGCTCCGGCTGA
- a CDS encoding amidohydrolase family protein: protein MAVESKASRRDILGALGAGVAASTLASSTSAMAQDATPLKIVDFHNHFMNTSWSLNTLANVPTAARPTWEAITRNLQSPDALLASLEGSGIAARVINAPTAFIEDADGNVPKDAQQRINDQMAELVAKHPGKLYGLATVNAFGGDESARELTRAVRELGLRGVFVESARGDLLLGAKESRPVLATAASLGVPVFVHPQTDAALHKRFSAIGPVGTRLARGTINSAALISLLESGTFDETPNLRIVVTTLALGGVLLAGGFGNGQNIRSDAPELARRHVYVDTMGINPVAVRCVIDLLGADHVLMGTDWPIVVEKDVPARLQKAFVHAGLNAAEQRMVAGGNTLKLLGVG, encoded by the coding sequence ATGGCTGTTGAGAGCAAGGCATCGCGACGTGACATTCTGGGGGCGCTGGGTGCCGGTGTCGCCGCAAGTACATTAGCTTCCTCAACGAGTGCCATGGCGCAAGACGCGACGCCATTGAAGATCGTCGATTTTCACAATCACTTTATGAATACGTCGTGGAGTCTCAATACGCTGGCCAATGTGCCGACGGCAGCGCGCCCGACCTGGGAAGCGATCACGCGCAATCTGCAAAGCCCCGATGCCTTGCTGGCTTCGCTTGAGGGATCAGGTATTGCCGCGCGGGTGATCAACGCACCGACCGCTTTCATCGAAGATGCTGATGGCAATGTGCCGAAGGACGCGCAACAACGTATCAACGATCAGATGGCGGAACTGGTCGCCAAACATCCGGGCAAACTCTACGGTCTTGCCACGGTCAACGCTTTTGGTGGCGATGAATCTGCCCGCGAGCTGACGCGGGCGGTGCGCGAACTCGGCTTGCGCGGCGTGTTCGTCGAAAGCGCGCGCGGCGATCTGTTGCTCGGCGCCAAGGAATCGCGCCCCGTGCTGGCAACGGCCGCGTCGCTCGGTGTGCCAGTCTTCGTCCATCCGCAAACCGATGCCGCGCTTCACAAACGCTTCTCGGCGATCGGGCCCGTCGGCACGCGGCTGGCGCGCGGCACGATCAACAGCGCGGCGCTGATCTCGCTGCTTGAAAGCGGTACGTTTGATGAGACGCCAAATTTGCGCATCGTCGTGACTACATTGGCGCTGGGCGGCGTGTTGCTGGCTGGCGGGTTTGGCAATGGCCAAAACATTCGCAGTGACGCGCCGGAACTGGCCCGGCGCCATGTCTACGTCGATACGATGGGCATCAATCCGGTCGCCGTGCGCTGCGTGATCGATCTGCTCGGCGCCGATCACGTGTTGATGGGCACCGACTGGCCAATCGTGGTGGAGAAGGATGTGCCAGCGCGGCTGCAGAAAGCGTTCGTCCATGCCGGTCTCAACGCTGCTGAACAGCGGATGGTCGCTGGCGGCAATACCCTCAAACTGCTTGGGGTCGGTTGA
- a CDS encoding EVE domain-containing protein, whose product MAHWLVKSEPSAWSWDQQVEAGAKGTPWNGVRNHTAKLNLMAMKLGEQVFFYHSNEGKEIVGIVEVSKLYYPDPSDKTGKFGMVDFKAVKPLKTPVTLEQAKTTPALAKMSLVTSFRLSVQPVTDAEWKLVCKMGGL is encoded by the coding sequence ATGGCACATTGGCTGGTCAAGAGCGAACCTTCGGCCTGGTCCTGGGACCAGCAGGTCGAGGCCGGTGCGAAGGGCACGCCGTGGAATGGCGTGCGCAACCACACCGCCAAACTCAATCTGATGGCGATGAAGCTCGGCGAGCAAGTGTTCTTCTACCACTCCAACGAGGGCAAGGAGATCGTCGGCATCGTCGAAGTGTCGAAACTCTATTATCCCGACCCGAGCGACAAGACCGGCAAGTTCGGCATGGTCGATTTCAAGGCGGTGAAGCCGCTGAAAACGCCGGTGACGTTGGAACAGGCGAAGACGACCCCGGCACTGGCCAAGATGTCGCTCGTCACCTCGTTCCGCCTGTCAGTGCAGCCGGTCACCGATGCCGAGTGGAAACTCGTCTGCAAGATGGGCGGACTTTGA
- a CDS encoding NAD(P)H-dependent glycerol-3-phosphate dehydrogenase, which yields MNDSRPSRGYARVGVIGAGAWGTALANVAARAGHAVDLWGRNAAQIEALRKTRVNTRHLPDIGLEKAVTPTSDMQAIATADLVLAVVPTQSLRDVLRSFAPVLKSATPLVLCAKGIEIGTDMFVSEIAGEIMAQYPVAVLSGPSFAHDVARGLPTAVTIAASDGGLAQHIGAALATPSFRLYHTDDLRGVEIGGAAKNVLAIACGIAAGRGLGASAGAALVARGFAELSRFGRAFGARSETLMGLSGLGDLVLTCGSTQSRNFALGVALGQGITLADAKAGKLAEGAFTASGILDLARRRGIDMPIAQAVDAVLAGQLSIDGAVDTLMTRPQRGEAS from the coding sequence ATGAATGACAGCAGGCCATCGCGGGGCTATGCCCGCGTCGGCGTGATCGGCGCTGGTGCCTGGGGCACCGCGCTCGCCAATGTCGCAGCCCGCGCCGGCCATGCGGTCGATCTGTGGGGCCGCAACGCCGCGCAGATCGAGGCGCTGCGTAAGACGCGCGTCAACACGCGCCATCTGCCAGACATCGGCCTTGAGAAGGCCGTCACGCCGACCAGCGATATGCAGGCGATCGCTACAGCCGATCTCGTGCTCGCCGTAGTGCCGACACAGAGCCTGCGTGACGTGCTGCGCAGCTTCGCGCCCGTGCTCAAGAGCGCCACGCCACTCGTTCTCTGCGCCAAGGGCATCGAGATCGGCACCGACATGTTCGTCAGCGAAATCGCCGGCGAGATCATGGCGCAATATCCGGTGGCCGTGCTGTCGGGACCGAGCTTCGCCCATGACGTGGCGCGCGGCCTGCCGACAGCAGTGACGATCGCCGCCAGCGACGGTGGGCTCGCCCAGCATATCGGCGCGGCGCTCGCCACGCCGTCGTTCCGGCTCTATCACACCGACGATCTCAGAGGCGTCGAGATCGGCGGCGCCGCCAAGAATGTGCTCGCTATCGCCTGCGGCATCGCCGCCGGACGCGGCCTGGGCGCCAGCGCCGGCGCTGCGCTCGTGGCGCGCGGCTTTGCCGAACTGTCGCGCTTTGGCCGCGCCTTCGGCGCCCGCAGCGAAACCTTGATGGGCCTTTCCGGCCTCGGCGATCTGGTGTTGACCTGCGGCAGCACCCAATCGCGCAATTTCGCCCTCGGCGTGGCACTCGGCCAAGGCATCACCCTCGCCGATGCCAAGGCTGGCAAATTGGCTGAAGGCGCCTTTACCGCCAGCGGCATTCTCGACCTCGCCCGCCGCCGTGGGATCGACATGCCGATCGCCCAGGCGGTCGATGCGGTTCTCGCCGGCCAGCTCAGCATCGACGGCGCCGTCGATACTTTGATGACGCGGCCGCAGCGCGGCGAAGCGTCCTAG
- a CDS encoding phospholipase D-like domain-containing protein: protein MRRPLHSGIKTVLLALAIFGLTPGGARGPLDVDRVTASLRIFYAPRDNLREIDRAVLAGARQTIDFTGYVLTDRSIVEALSDAARRGVKVRLYFDPDQPALRRPDANPAFWSLVGQNGVEARLKTGGNDLMHLKAYHVDSRILRTGSANFSVSGGQYQDNDLLLIEGRDAVASFVREFEYLWTRPGNTPLNRDTPATARRFLGDDRP from the coding sequence ATGCGGCGTCCGCTGCATTCAGGCATCAAAACCGTTCTTCTCGCCCTCGCCATCTTCGGCCTGACGCCGGGCGGGGCGCGTGGCCCACTCGATGTCGATCGCGTCACCGCGAGCCTGCGCATCTTCTACGCCCCGCGCGACAATCTGCGCGAGATCGATCGCGCTGTTCTCGCCGGCGCCCGACAGACCATCGATTTCACCGGCTATGTCTTGACCGATCGCAGCATCGTCGAAGCTTTGTCGGATGCGGCACGGCGCGGCGTCAAAGTCCGGCTCTATTTCGATCCCGACCAGCCGGCCCTGCGCCGGCCAGATGCCAATCCCGCCTTCTGGTCGCTGGTTGGCCAGAACGGTGTCGAAGCCCGCCTCAAAACCGGCGGCAACGATCTGATGCATCTCAAGGCCTATCACGTGGACAGTCGCATCCTGCGCACCGGCTCGGCTAATTTCTCGGTCAGCGGTGGCCAGTATCAGGACAATGATCTCTTGCTGATCGAAGGCCGCGACGCCGTCGCCAGTTTCGTCCGCGAGTTTGAATATCTCTGGACCCGCCCCGGCAATACGCCGCTCAACCGCGACACGCCGGCAACAGCACGGCGCTTCCTTGGAGACGATCGGCCATGA